CGCGGTTGGCACTCTGGAATCACGCGGGCGACGATCTGTACAGCATGTTCTCTCGCTCGCCGCGGATCGTCGACCGTATGGAAGGTTTACTCGGCGGTGAAGTTTATCACTATCACACCAAGATGATGCTCAAAGAGCCGCTCGTGGGAGGAGCCTGGGAATGGCATCAGGATTATGGCTATTGGTATCACAACGGCTGCTTGTTCCCGCTGTTGGCGAGTTGCCTGATCGCTGTTGATAGGGCCAATCGCGAAAACGGTTGCCTGCAGGTTCTTCGTGGCTCACACCATTTGGGCCGAATCGATCACGGCAAAGTCGGCGAGCAAGCCGGTGCCGATATGGAGCGCGTCGACGAAGCTCTGAAGAGAATGGACCTCGACTACATCGAGGCCGAACCGGGGGACGCGTTGTTCTTTCACTCGAACCTATTACACCGCTCGGATCAGAATCGCTCGCCGCGCTCGCGCTGGTCGTTGATTTGCTGCTATAACGCGGCGCGCAACAATCCCTACAAGGAATCACGCCACCCGCGCTACGAACCGTTGGTGAAAGTTACCGATACGTCTGTCAAGGAGTGGGCCCACCGGGCTGCTGCCCGATAAACGGCAAACAAATGCACTCGCTGGCCTTCAAAACGACACGGCAGGGCAAGGCGCAATTCGCCTGTTGGCTGGCGCTGGCCGGCATTCCCATGCGTATTCCGCCGCTGTTGCTCCTTTACTGGCCGCTGCTAGCGCTCTGTTACCGCGTTCGCTACATCCACGACGTTGCGGCGGCCGATCGGCAACGGATCGCCGGCATACCCAAGGAACGAAAGTGGGCCTGGTCGACAGCCGCCACGCTGTTTCTAGACGACGACTATACGAACGAGCTGGGACGGATATCGCAATCTCTGGCCGCCTTGCCCTTCTCGCCCCAACAGCTGACGGCAATTTTCTATGACGAGGTCGCTCCGGTGGTCTGGTGGAATCTGCTGAGCGTCGCAGGAGAATGCTTTGGCTGGAACGAAGAATGGCTACACGCTAGAGTTTCCGCGGTGAGGCCGGGACTGCTTCACCGACTGCCCGGGTATCGTCCGCTTGCACGCTTTGTCATGGCTGGCATGTTACGAGACCACTGGCGTCAGATCCTGGAGGAAGTCGACAAGATTCGACGGGGCGCGGTCACCGGCATAGCCTAGCCTTGCAAGGTTCCGGATTTACCGGCGGACGGCTTCGATCACCTTCGAGGCTGATTTCGTCGGGATGATTCTTACCAGGTCGAAGCCGGCGTCTTTTAGCAGGACACGGAACTCTTCGGCCGTCCGTTCCATTCCTCCGGCCATCACCAACATGTTCAAATCCATGAACTTGGCGAAATCGGGTTCGTTGCGGCCCTTGAGAACCTGTTCGACCAGCAGCAGGGTGCCTGGACCGTTCATCGCTTGATGGACATTCTTCAGGATCCGCAGACTGTCGGCATCGTGCCAATCGTGAATCACGGTCGACAAGATGTAGGCATCTCCGCCGGCAGGTACCGCGGCAAAGAAATCTCCACTGATCGCCTCGCAGCGGTCCGCCACCCCTTGCTCCGCCAGATAGTTGCGCGTTTGTTCCATGACGCTCGGCACGTCGAACACGGCTCCGTGCAAATGCGGGTTCGCCTTAAGTATGGCCGAAATGAGCGTCCCCCGGCCGCCGCCGACGTCGATCAGCTTGCGCAAGCGGCTGAAGTCATAGGCTTCAACCGCAGCCACATGGGTCTTGCTTGTCAGTTCCGTCATCGCGCGATGAAATATCCGTGCCGATTCCGGATGCTTCTCAAAATAGTCAAACACCCCTTCGCCGTATTGCAATTGAAACGAGACCTTGCCTTGCCGCACACCGTCGAGCAATCGCCCCCAGGCAACGTAGTGCTCTTCGCCCATCATCACAATCGAGCTCCACAACGAATCCGGCGCATCTTTGCACAGCTTTTCGGCAATCGGCGTTAATGCGAATCGGCGCTCGGAGTCCTCCTTGAAGATGCCCAGGCTCGCCAGCGCCCGCAACAATCGATAGAGCGATGGTGCGTGGGCACCGGTATCACGCGCCAGTTGCTCAGCAGTCTTGGGACCCGCTTTAACGTGATCGGCCAATTCCAAGCGGGCCGCTGAGTAGACAGCCTGCATCATCCAACTGCCGCTGATTATTTGCAGCAGCCGTGCCTCGGGCGGGGCATTTTCCTCAGGCATTGAGAGGGCGTTCTCGTTCAGCATCCGCTCTTCCTCCGAGATGTATGCACAATTTGATCATGATCGAATCATCGGGCGGCCAGGCGGCAGCCACGCCGATCAATCGTACCCCCCTGGCAGTGAGAGCAACAGCGTGGTGGTCAATGATCGTCGTGGCGGGATATTCAACCGATCAGCCGACGACGGATTCACCAGCCGTACGCGTGACGAGCCCTCGCTTTTGCGCGAGCAACATGATCGTCACGGCAACGCCCAGAGCAAGCACGACGCCGGGGAACGAAACGATCAGCGAGCGGTGATGAGCCG
This genomic stretch from Pirellulales bacterium harbors:
- a CDS encoding phytanoyl-CoA dioxygenase family protein, producing the protein MSSGVLTGADLVTFDRDGYLLVRQLFDAEEMSILLSYARHDPALAAGAYARKDAAGNETRLALWNHAGDDLYSMFSRSPRIVDRMEGLLGGEVYHYHTKMMLKEPLVGGAWEWHQDYGYWYHNGCLFPLLASCLIAVDRANRENGCLQVLRGSHHLGRIDHGKVGEQAGADMERVDEALKRMDLDYIEAEPGDALFFHSNLLHRSDQNRSPRSRWSLICCYNAARNNPYKESRHPRYEPLVKVTDTSVKEWAHRAAAR
- a CDS encoding methyltransferase; this encodes MLNENALSMPEENAPPEARLLQIISGSWMMQAVYSAARLELADHVKAGPKTAEQLARDTGAHAPSLYRLLRALASLGIFKEDSERRFALTPIAEKLCKDAPDSLWSSIVMMGEEHYVAWGRLLDGVRQGKVSFQLQYGEGVFDYFEKHPESARIFHRAMTELTSKTHVAAVEAYDFSRLRKLIDVGGGRGTLISAILKANPHLHGAVFDVPSVMEQTRNYLAEQGVADRCEAISGDFFAAVPAGGDAYILSTVIHDWHDADSLRILKNVHQAMNGPGTLLLVEQVLKGRNEPDFAKFMDLNMLVMAGGMERTAEEFRVLLKDAGFDLVRIIPTKSASKVIEAVRR